ATTTGATACTGTTAATTTTCAGACAACCAATGAAATTACTTTTACAGCAACATCTAATAATGTAAATCTGGGGAATATTATGGCTTGTAATTCTTTGAGTGAATTTATAAATTATAAGATTGATAATCAGCCTATTGTTTATGTGTTAGGACTGATCAATGCACAATGGACAGGGCTTACACCTACATCACCTAATATGCCACCTAAACAATTGAAAATAAATTCAATGAATGCTGCGGGACCATTTTTTTCTATGGCTCAGAATAATATGCTGGGAGTTGCTGCAAGTTTTACTTCAAATTATGGGTTTGAATTTTCAGGAGGCGCTATTACATCAAATAATGGAAACCTCGTTGTAAATGTAACTTCTTTTGGAGCTGTGGGAGACTACATTGATTTCACAATTAATGGAACCTACACCGATAATTCAGGAAATCATACCTTCACTGCAACAGGACACGTAAAACGGGATTTGTAATAACCGTAAAAATATAAAAGGACCGAAAAAGTCCTTTTTTTATGCGGTATATTTATTCTCTGTCAAAACGGGCTAGCTTTTTATCTACCCAAACCGTTGCAAAAGGGAAGAATGCAGATAATAAGGCAAAAACAAAATCTTCATCATCCCAGTTATAAATTTTTCTTGCAGGAAGGCAGAGTATAAGGTAAAGCGTAAAAAATAATCCGTGTAAACTGCCAATAACACTGATGAAGATAATAGAATATAGATTTTCATCATATCGGATCCAAATCATCGCAACACAATACAGTAAAAGACATGAAACAGCTTCTGCAACACAAATCTGTTTAAACCATTTGATGATTTTTTCCTGAGGGTATTTTGAGAAAAATTTTTCGATGAAGTCCATTCCTTTAGTTGTAAGTTGAGAGTTAATAGTAAAGAGTCTTTCTCTAACCTCTCATTTTTCTGATTTGCAAAATTACTTATAAAAACTGCTACCATCCAAATATTCAAAAACTTCAGGAGGTAACATCGGCCTTACATTTTTGCCATCTTTAATCATATTACGGATTTCTGTGGCAGAAAGTTCTATGACCGGTGCCTTTATCAGAGAAATGTTTTCATGCTGTAAATATTCAGAATCTGCCTTTTCTCCTTCAAATACTCTTGGGTAAACA
The window above is part of the Chryseobacterium sp. MA9 genome. Proteins encoded here:
- a CDS encoding DUF3817 domain-containing protein; this encodes MDFIEKFFSKYPQEKIIKWFKQICVAEAVSCLLLYCVAMIWIRYDENLYSIIFISVIGSLHGLFFTLYLILCLPARKIYNWDDEDFVFALLSAFFPFATVWVDKKLARFDRE